Proteins encoded in a region of the Marinococcus sp. PL1-022 genome:
- a CDS encoding tetratricopeptide repeat protein produces the protein MDKRPNQKVVSFPGAAGKLVKQGLEQLKAGEKEQAVDVFRQALMHESRNPDASYGLLLAYAEAGYLQEAAGWAEELLKDNTSDFLEILHVYVPVLAQLGRYDQVIETLDEVQNTKEVPGHLREQFQELYALADGMTHMQVETEEYNTMPEERSSLPVEWEMVLQMGTEDQKLHVLNVLRKEGPEKWMPAIRELLARQETSPLMKSFLLLLLKDWQIEDAVWVQKLGRKGEFAPSTLPALEESSSYTESSFLLDRSLGDKDPVLLQHAKELLQQLLLYYYPFPPSVQIEVLAAVLHFETFRQFEPLPDEQDIRECYGVAEAGFRSMQEEYERIQGFIQEI, from the coding sequence GGTTGTTTCTTTCCCTGGAGCAGCCGGAAAATTGGTGAAGCAGGGGCTCGAACAGCTGAAGGCTGGTGAAAAGGAGCAGGCCGTAGACGTGTTTCGCCAGGCGCTGATGCATGAGAGCCGAAATCCTGACGCTTCCTATGGTCTTCTTTTAGCTTACGCGGAAGCAGGATATCTGCAGGAAGCGGCCGGATGGGCAGAAGAACTGCTTAAAGACAATACCAGTGACTTTCTCGAGATTCTCCATGTATACGTACCGGTATTAGCTCAGCTGGGCAGGTATGACCAGGTAATTGAAACGCTGGATGAAGTGCAGAACACAAAGGAAGTGCCTGGTCATTTGAGAGAGCAGTTTCAGGAATTGTATGCTCTTGCTGATGGCATGACGCATATGCAAGTGGAAACGGAAGAATACAATACAATGCCTGAAGAACGCTCTTCGCTGCCGGTGGAATGGGAAATGGTGCTTCAAATGGGAACTGAGGACCAGAAGCTGCATGTGTTAAATGTGCTTCGAAAAGAAGGACCGGAAAAATGGATGCCTGCAATAAGGGAGCTGCTGGCCCGGCAGGAAACATCGCCACTAATGAAAAGCTTCCTTCTTCTGCTTCTGAAGGACTGGCAGATCGAAGACGCTGTCTGGGTGCAGAAGCTGGGCAGGAAAGGGGAGTTCGCCCCGTCCACGCTTCCGGCTTTGGAAGAGAGCAGCTCGTATACAGAGTCCTCGTTTCTGCTCGACCGTTCGCTCGGGGATAAAGATCCAGTGCTGCTTCAGCATGCGAAAGAGCTGCTGCAGCAGCTGCTGTTGTATTACTATCCTTTTCCTCCTTCGGTACAGATTGAAGTGCTGGCAGCTGTGCTGCACTTTGAGACGTTCCGGCAGTTTGAGCCGCTCCCGGACGAACAGGATATCAGGGAGTGTTACGGAGTAGCTGAAGCAGGCTTTAGATCGATGCAGGAGGAATACGAAAGAATCCAGGGGTTCATTCAGGAAATCTGA